A window of Drosophila subobscura isolate 14011-0131.10 chromosome E, UCBerk_Dsub_1.0, whole genome shotgun sequence contains these coding sequences:
- the LOC117892648 gene encoding protein unzipped isoform X2: MTKASVHQQRNSISRMASSKSVTTFGCLLVLIHILTPTSANVHPVLTHKNASSLLGQLVTSSTLVWESYDQKDATQLSFAVEGGKYITEDEHYPIYVCRVTIDGVHTSGHTEKILQAHKCVAAHYKHGKYDNFDVLMNKGHLGKVGWKHWRKFDAGVPVGAIRIGDDSFIGRHRATHQQSSEGIATHWGADFNLGRLDPLGLGKIMVIESDREKYYDEGEVLIETEPFRYELRDIKLDRLRTDLRQNLTELATGKLENLGDKYSTVETVMTYSFDYIQYWGSHEGVARGLPTKIFEKDIIIPAEINWALKTSEKRFENKAVHTKLWPGTAINVTLRGTYVTLEAPYTAKLFAFYYGSEDSVSRKISADVRKSYLKEVKLEFSPVYWIENGTLVPTTTTTTTSTSTTTHATTTSTNEPTPINEPPLVHVKHMGEKHSGPDTLEKTLHDSPGSNEVNTHVAPENMSSNPGKDVALAGFGVNAAESISIRGSAFLTLLLTLFLSL, encoded by the exons ATGACGAAAGCCAGTGTTCACCAACAACGAAATTCAATAAGCAGAATGGCCTCCAGCAAAAGTGTAACCACCTTTGGCTGCCTTCTGGTCCTAATTCACATTTTGACACCCACTTCTGCCAATGTCCACCCAGTGCTTACGCACAAGAATGCCTCCTCCCTGCTGGGCCAGTTGGTCACCTCGAGCACACTGGTCTGGGAGAGCTACGATCAGAAGGATGCCACTCAGCTCTCGTTTGCAGTCGAGGGCGGAAAGTACATCACGGAGGACGAGCATTATCCGATTTATGTTTGCCGAGTGACAATCGACGGGGTCCACACCTCCGGCCATACTGAGAAGATCCTGCAGGCACACAAGTGTGTGGCGGCCCACTACAAGCATGGAAAGTACGATAACTTTGATGTCCTGATGAACAAGGGACACCTGGGCAAGGTCGGTTGGAAGCACTGGCGCAAGTTTGATGCTGGCGTCCCCGTAGGTGCTATTCGGATTGGTGATGACTCGTTCATTGGCCGCCATCGGGCCACTCATCAACAAAGTTCGGAGGGTATTGCAACCCATTGGGGGGCAGACTTCAACCTGGGTCGCCTAGATCCGCTTGGTCTTGGAAAAATTATGGTCATTGAGAGCGATCGTGAGAAGTACTACGACGAAGGCGAAGTACTAATCGAGACGGAACCGTTCCGCTATGAACTGAGGGACATTAAGTTGGATCGCTTACGCACCGATCTGCGACAGAACCTAACCGAGCTGG CTACTGGTAAATTGGAGAATCTTGGCGACAAATACAGCACAGTGGAGACAGTGATGACCTACAGCTTCGACTATATTCAGTACTGGGGATCCCATGAAGGTGTGGCGCGTGGATTGCCCACAAAAATATTCGAGAAGGATATCATTATCCCTGCGGAAATCAACTGGGCTTTGAAAACGAGCGAGAAACGATTCGAAAACAAGGCTGTTCATACCAAGCTGTGGCCAGGAACAGCCATCAATGTGACGTTGCGTGGAACCTATGTGACTCTGGAGGCGCCTTACACTGCCAAACTGTTCGCATTTTATTATGGCAGCGAAGATAGCGTTTCGCGGAAGATAAGCGCAGAT GTTCGCAAAAGCTACTTGAAGGAAGTAAAGCTGGAGTTCAGCCCTGTCTACTGGATTGAAAACGGTACGCTTGTTcctacaacgacaacgacaacgacatccACTTCGACCACAACACATGcaaccaccaccagcaccaacgAACCAACACCGATAAACGAGCCTCCACTGGTACATGTGAAGCATATGGGTGAGAAGCACTCGGGGCCTGATACACTGGAGAAAACATTGCACGATTCGCCGGGGAGCAATGAGGTAAACACGCACGTGGCGCCTGAGAATATGTCCTCCAATCCTGGCAAGGACGTGGCGCTGGCCGGCTTTGGTGTGAACGCAGCGGAATCGATTTCAATTAGAGGATCTGCTTTCTTGACGCTACTCCTCACGCTGTTCTTGAGTCTGTAG
- the LOC117892648 gene encoding protein unzipped isoform X1 translates to MSRVLYTFCKIESNGQIEFELTVYTGNLFSGLTWPHTGMTKASVHQQRNSISRMASSKSVTTFGCLLVLIHILTPTSANVHPVLTHKNASSLLGQLVTSSTLVWESYDQKDATQLSFAVEGGKYITEDEHYPIYVCRVTIDGVHTSGHTEKILQAHKCVAAHYKHGKYDNFDVLMNKGHLGKVGWKHWRKFDAGVPVGAIRIGDDSFIGRHRATHQQSSEGIATHWGADFNLGRLDPLGLGKIMVIESDREKYYDEGEVLIETEPFRYELRDIKLDRLRTDLRQNLTELATGKLENLGDKYSTVETVMTYSFDYIQYWGSHEGVARGLPTKIFEKDIIIPAEINWALKTSEKRFENKAVHTKLWPGTAINVTLRGTYVTLEAPYTAKLFAFYYGSEDSVSRKISADVRKSYLKEVKLEFSPVYWIENGTLVPTTTTTTTSTSTTTHATTTSTNEPTPINEPPLVHVKHMGEKHSGPDTLEKTLHDSPGSNEVNTHVAPENMSSNPGKDVALAGFGVNAAESISIRGSAFLTLLLTLFLSL, encoded by the exons atgagCCGCGTGCTATACA CATTTTGCAAGATTGAAAGTAACGGGCAAATCGAGTTCGAATTAACGGTGTACACAGGAAATTTGTTTTCGGGT CTAACTTGGCCACATACTGGAATGACGAAAGCCAGTGTTCACCAACAACGAAATTCAATAAGCAGAATGGCCTCCAGCAAAAGTGTAACCACCTTTGGCTGCCTTCTGGTCCTAATTCACATTTTGACACCCACTTCTGCCAATGTCCACCCAGTGCTTACGCACAAGAATGCCTCCTCCCTGCTGGGCCAGTTGGTCACCTCGAGCACACTGGTCTGGGAGAGCTACGATCAGAAGGATGCCACTCAGCTCTCGTTTGCAGTCGAGGGCGGAAAGTACATCACGGAGGACGAGCATTATCCGATTTATGTTTGCCGAGTGACAATCGACGGGGTCCACACCTCCGGCCATACTGAGAAGATCCTGCAGGCACACAAGTGTGTGGCGGCCCACTACAAGCATGGAAAGTACGATAACTTTGATGTCCTGATGAACAAGGGACACCTGGGCAAGGTCGGTTGGAAGCACTGGCGCAAGTTTGATGCTGGCGTCCCCGTAGGTGCTATTCGGATTGGTGATGACTCGTTCATTGGCCGCCATCGGGCCACTCATCAACAAAGTTCGGAGGGTATTGCAACCCATTGGGGGGCAGACTTCAACCTGGGTCGCCTAGATCCGCTTGGTCTTGGAAAAATTATGGTCATTGAGAGCGATCGTGAGAAGTACTACGACGAAGGCGAAGTACTAATCGAGACGGAACCGTTCCGCTATGAACTGAGGGACATTAAGTTGGATCGCTTACGCACCGATCTGCGACAGAACCTAACCGAGCTGG CTACTGGTAAATTGGAGAATCTTGGCGACAAATACAGCACAGTGGAGACAGTGATGACCTACAGCTTCGACTATATTCAGTACTGGGGATCCCATGAAGGTGTGGCGCGTGGATTGCCCACAAAAATATTCGAGAAGGATATCATTATCCCTGCGGAAATCAACTGGGCTTTGAAAACGAGCGAGAAACGATTCGAAAACAAGGCTGTTCATACCAAGCTGTGGCCAGGAACAGCCATCAATGTGACGTTGCGTGGAACCTATGTGACTCTGGAGGCGCCTTACACTGCCAAACTGTTCGCATTTTATTATGGCAGCGAAGATAGCGTTTCGCGGAAGATAAGCGCAGAT GTTCGCAAAAGCTACTTGAAGGAAGTAAAGCTGGAGTTCAGCCCTGTCTACTGGATTGAAAACGGTACGCTTGTTcctacaacgacaacgacaacgacatccACTTCGACCACAACACATGcaaccaccaccagcaccaacgAACCAACACCGATAAACGAGCCTCCACTGGTACATGTGAAGCATATGGGTGAGAAGCACTCGGGGCCTGATACACTGGAGAAAACATTGCACGATTCGCCGGGGAGCAATGAGGTAAACACGCACGTGGCGCCTGAGAATATGTCCTCCAATCCTGGCAAGGACGTGGCGCTGGCCGGCTTTGGTGTGAACGCAGCGGAATCGATTTCAATTAGAGGATCTGCTTTCTTGACGCTACTCCTCACGCTGTTCTTGAGTCTGTAG